From a region of the Campylobacter anatolicus genome:
- the pseB gene encoding UDP-N-acetylglucosamine 4,6-dehydratase (inverting) — MFDDKSILITGGTGSFGKKYTEIILKNHKPKRVIIYSRDELKQYEMAQVFNDKAMRYFIGDVRDEKRLKTAMNGVDYVIHAAAMKHVPIAEYNPMECIKTNINGAQNVIDAALECGVSKVIALSTDKACNPVNLYGATKLASDKLFVAANNITGAKKTRFAVVRYGNVVGSRGSVVPLFKRLIADGVKELPITHGDMTRFWITLEQGVNFVLKNFERMKGGEIFIPKIPSMTMLDLARALAPNLGVKIIGIRPGEKMHEMMISRDDAHLTYEFSDHYVISPSIQFSTIQDFSTNALGEHGKKVAENFEYISNTNKIWLDTNGLLEMIK, encoded by the coding sequence TAATAATCTACTCTCGTGATGAGCTAAAACAATACGAAATGGCTCAAGTTTTTAACGACAAAGCTATGAGGTATTTTATAGGTGATGTGCGTGACGAAAAGCGTCTTAAAACGGCGATGAACGGCGTGGATTACGTTATACATGCAGCCGCGATGAAACACGTGCCAATAGCTGAGTACAACCCAATGGAGTGTATAAAAACAAATATAAACGGTGCTCAAAACGTCATAGATGCAGCCCTTGAGTGCGGTGTCAGCAAGGTTATCGCTCTTTCAACTGATAAGGCGTGCAACCCTGTAAATTTATACGGAGCAACAAAACTAGCAAGCGATAAGCTTTTTGTTGCCGCCAACAATATCACAGGAGCGAAAAAGACACGTTTTGCAGTAGTCCGATATGGTAACGTCGTTGGCTCTCGTGGCTCAGTCGTGCCACTATTTAAAAGACTCATTGCAGATGGTGTAAAAGAGCTACCTATCACACATGGCGATATGACAAGGTTTTGGATCACATTAGAGCAAGGTGTAAATTTCGTGCTGAAAAACTTTGAGCGTATGAAAGGTGGTGAAATTTTTATCCCCAAGATTCCATCTATGACAATGCTTGATCTAGCTCGTGCATTAGCTCCGAATTTGGGCGTGAAAATAATCGGCATAAGGCCGGGCGAGAAGATGCATGAGATGATGATATCGCGAGATGACGCACACCTTACGTATGAGTTTAGTGATCACTACGTCATTAGCCCATCTATTCAGTTCTCAACCATTCAAGATTTTAGCACTAACGCTCTTGGCGAACATGGCAAAAAGGTCGCTGAAAACTTTGAATATATCTCAAATACAAATAAAATTTGGCTTGATACAAATGGGCTTTTGGAGATGATAAAATGA
- the pseC gene encoding UDP-4-amino-4,6-dideoxy-N-acetyl-beta-L-altrosamine transaminase: protein MMPYSRQQITDDDIISVVNALKDDILTGGDKVIQFEKAIGEYVGAKHVIAMNSATSALHVAYLALGVKSGDEVITTPITFAATANAALMAGAEIKFCDVKRDGNIDENAIEALINPRTKVITAVDFGGNPVASDVIAKIAKKHGLKFIDDASHALGSESNGKKIGTVADISIFSFHPVKPLTTLEGGAVVTDDDNIASLARLYRSHGISKTRLWDSDMSLLGYNYRLSDVACALGLSQLKRFDDMIAKRNEIATFYELKFDKNPYFSTIKIPNGSKSSRHLFPILLFRNFWCNKEEIFTELHARGIGVQVHYKPTYKFNYYHQKYGEMALKNADEFYNAELSIPCHQSMSDTDAHFVADTLFEILAKFDKPQCCRV, encoded by the coding sequence ATGATGCCTTATAGCCGTCAGCAGATCACAGATGATGATATAATCTCCGTAGTAAACGCTCTAAAAGACGATATTTTAACAGGCGGTGATAAAGTTATACAGTTTGAAAAAGCTATTGGCGAGTATGTAGGAGCAAAGCACGTTATAGCTATGAATTCAGCCACTTCAGCCCTGCACGTAGCATATCTTGCACTTGGTGTAAAAAGTGGTGATGAAGTGATAACCACACCGATAACTTTCGCCGCAACTGCAAATGCAGCTTTGATGGCTGGAGCAGAGATTAAATTTTGCGATGTAAAGCGTGATGGAAACATAGATGAAAATGCCATAGAAGCTCTCATAAATCCACGTACAAAAGTTATCACAGCGGTTGATTTTGGTGGCAACCCAGTCGCTTCAGATGTAATCGCAAAGATAGCTAAAAAACATGGGCTTAAATTTATAGATGACGCTTCACACGCACTTGGCAGTGAGAGTAATGGCAAAAAGATCGGCACAGTAGCCGATATTAGCATATTTAGCTTTCACCCTGTTAAGCCACTTACCACGCTTGAAGGTGGTGCGGTGGTAACTGATGATGATAATATCGCTTCTTTAGCACGGCTCTACCGAAGTCATGGTATAAGCAAAACTCGCCTTTGGGATAGCGATATGAGTTTATTAGGATATAATTACCGATTAAGCGATGTAGCTTGTGCTTTAGGGCTTTCTCAGCTTAAAAGATTTGATGATATGATAGCAAAACGTAACGAAATAGCAACATTTTATGAGCTAAAATTTGATAAAAATCCATACTTTAGCACTATAAAAATCCCAAATGGTTCAAAAAGCTCACGACACCTTTTCCCGATACTGCTTTTTCGTAATTTCTGGTGCAATAAAGAGGAAATTTTTACTGAGTTACATGCACGTGGCATAGGTGTTCAGGTGCATTATAAGCCAACGTATAAATTTAACTACTATCACCAAAAATACGGCGAGATGGCTCTAAAAAATGCAGATGAGTTTTACAACGCAGAGCTTAGCATACCATGTCATCAGAGTATGAGTGATACAGACGCCCATTTTGTCGCTGATACTTTGTTTGAGATATTAGCTAAATTTGACAAACCACAATGCTGTAGAGTTTAA
- the pseF gene encoding pseudaminic acid cytidylyltransferase, translating into MSENLYKQAYNNNTKCLCIIPARGGSKRIPRKNIKDFCGLPLIAYSIKAALNSQVFTDVIVSTDDDEIASVALKYGAKVPFIRETNLSDDYATSSDVVRDVIIKFGDRFDEICCIYATAPLLTDEILRRAYVKFKETNAEFLFSATEFAFPIQRAIKLDKNSRVSMFYPHFEHTRSQDLEAAYHDAGQFYFGKKSAWLTQKSIFAPHSVAFLLPRNLVCDIDTPDDFEFAKKLYQINSI; encoded by the coding sequence ATGAGTGAAAATTTATACAAACAAGCTTACAATAACAACACAAAGTGTCTTTGCATTATCCCAGCCAGAGGCGGTAGCAAACGCATACCACGCAAAAATATCAAAGACTTTTGCGGACTTCCACTCATCGCTTATAGTATAAAAGCGGCTTTAAATTCGCAAGTTTTTACCGATGTTATCGTTAGCACTGATGATGATGAGATAGCGAGTGTCGCCCTTAAATATGGTGCAAAAGTGCCGTTTATAAGAGAGACAAATTTAAGTGATGATTACGCTACAAGTAGTGATGTTGTGCGTGATGTGATAATAAAATTTGGTGATAGATTTGATGAAATTTGCTGTATTTACGCCACAGCACCGCTTTTAACAGATGAAATTTTACGTAGGGCATATGTTAAATTTAAAGAAACAAATGCTGAGTTTTTATTCTCTGCCACTGAGTTTGCATTTCCTATCCAACGTGCGATAAAACTTGATAAAAACTCTCGTGTAAGTATGTTTTATCCACATTTTGAGCACACTCGTTCACAGGATTTAGAAGCAGCTTATCATGATGCAGGGCAGTTTTATTTTGGTAAAAAGTCTGCTTGGCTCACACAAAAATCAATATTTGCACCGCATTCAGTGGCGTTTTTACTTCCACGAAATTTAGTCTGTGACATAGATACACCTGATGATTTTGAATTTGCTAAAAAGCTTTATCAAATAAACTCAATCTAG